A single Alphaproteobacteria bacterium DNA region contains:
- a CDS encoding site-specific DNA-methyltransferase, protein MNSLPECSVDMIFADPPYNLQLSGELHRPDNSRVDGVDDAWDQFGSFKDYDAFTTAWLKAARRILKPDGALWVIGSYHNIFRVGSALQDIGYWILNDVIWRKANPMPNFKGKRFTNAHETLIWCAKDAKGRPTFNYEAMKAFNDDLQMRSDWFIPICSGNERLKDDAGDKTHPTQKPEALLTRVMMASTRPGDVVLDPFFGTGTTGAVAKQFGRHFIGCEQDITYIAAAKKRIANVQAISDEDVLKITSKREEVRIPFGTLLERGLIRPGQALFDHRKRFSAKVKADASIIAPSPLGHISGSIHKVGAEVQGAPACNGWAFWHFEPKKGLLQPIDILRQQIRAENGGTVN, encoded by the coding sequence ATGAACAGCCTGCCCGAATGCAGTGTCGATATGATTTTTGCAGACCCCCCTTACAACCTTCAGCTCAGCGGTGAATTGCACCGCCCCGATAATTCACGGGTGGATGGCGTAGATGACGCATGGGACCAATTCGGTTCATTCAAGGATTACGATGCGTTCACAACCGCGTGGCTCAAAGCCGCACGCCGCATTCTAAAACCCGATGGCGCGCTTTGGGTGATTGGCAGCTATCATAATATTTTCCGCGTCGGTTCTGCGCTGCAAGATATCGGGTACTGGATCTTGAACGATGTCATCTGGCGCAAGGCTAACCCGATGCCGAATTTCAAAGGCAAGCGGTTTACCAATGCGCATGAAACTTTAATCTGGTGCGCCAAGGATGCAAAGGGTCGCCCCACCTTCAATTACGAAGCGATGAAAGCGTTTAATGATGATTTGCAAATGCGCAGCGACTGGTTCATCCCCATTTGCTCGGGCAATGAACGCTTGAAAGACGATGCGGGCGATAAAACCCACCCCACGCAAAAGCCCGAAGCATTATTAACCCGCGTCATGATGGCATCAACGCGGCCCGGTGATGTCGTGCTTGACCCTTTCTTTGGCACCGGCACAACCGGCGCTGTGGCCAAACAGTTCGGCCGTCATTTCATCGGCTGCGAGCAGGATATTACCTATATCGCCGCCGCCAAAAAACGCATCGCGAATGTGCAGGCCATCAGTGATGAAGACGTTTTGAAAATCACATCTAAGCGCGAAGAGGTACGCATTCCATTTGGTACCCTCCTTGAACGCGGTCTCATTCGTCCCGGCCAAGCCTTGTTCGATCATCGCAAGCGGTTTTCAGCAAAGGTCAAGGCGGATGCCAGCATCATCGCACCATCGCCGCTGGGACACATCAGCGGTTCCATTCACAAGGTCGGCGCGGAAGTGCAAGGCGCACCTGCCTGCAATGGCTGGGCGTTCTGGCATTTTGAACCGAAAAAAGGATTATTGCAGCCGATTGATATTCTGCGTCAGCAAATCCGCGCCGAAAATGGCGGAACGGTTAATTAA
- a CDS encoding ribonuclease HII, translating to MPTLLYEIENGRNRGLLIAGTDEAGRGPLAGPVVAAAVIIPQNFPEKLASAINDSKQISEKKRAVLFPQIIECCVHGIAQCSAQEIDEINILQASLLAMKRAVLQLSNQPACVLVDGNKSPNIPNMKNIPIVKGDSKSLSIAAASILAKVTRDRLMQQLHDEFPHYGWAHNAGYPTAEHLTALQIHGITPHHRQSFGPVKGISSRNLA from the coding sequence ATGCCTACTTTATTATACGAAATCGAAAACGGTCGTAATAGAGGTCTGCTGATTGCGGGAACGGATGAAGCAGGCCGCGGCCCGCTGGCAGGCCCGGTGGTTGCCGCCGCCGTGATTATCCCGCAAAACTTTCCGGAAAAACTGGCAAGCGCAATCAACGACAGCAAACAAATCAGCGAAAAAAAGCGCGCAGTGTTATTCCCGCAAATTATCGAATGTTGCGTACATGGCATTGCGCAATGCTCGGCACAGGAAATCGATGAAATAAATATTTTGCAGGCCAGCCTATTGGCCATGAAACGCGCGGTGTTACAACTTTCAAACCAACCTGCCTGCGTATTGGTGGATGGCAATAAATCCCCCAATATTCCAAATATGAAGAATATCCCGATTGTGAAGGGCGATAGCAAAAGCCTATCCATCGCCGCCGCATCCATATTGGCAAAGGTCACCCGTGACCGGCTGATGCAGCAATTGCATGACGAATTCCCCCATTATGGCTGGGCGCATAATGCGGGTTATCCAACCGCAGAACATTTAACCGCCCTACAAATCCACGGCATCACGCCGCACCACCGCCAAAGTTTTGGCCCGGTTAAGGGCATAAGCTCACGCAATCTCGCTTAA
- a CDS encoding TIGR00282 family metallophosphoesterase — protein MKILFFGDIMGRAGRDALAQYLPVLTAQHKPDFVVANAENAAAGYGLTLKIAADLFALGIDVLTTGNHVWDQKELLSTIQNEPRILRPCNFPKDTPGSGHFIAQSKTGRKLLVVNVMGRLFMDAMDDPFAATTEIINAHHLGKTVDGILIDVHCEASSEKQAIAHLFDGRVTAVLGSHTHVPTADDRILANGTAFQTDTGMCGDYDSVIGMKKDLSVQRMTRKYSFERLTPAEGEGTVCAALVESDDKTGLAKSISTYRLGGALKQTAGALKQTA, from the coding sequence ATGAAGATACTATTTTTTGGAGATATTATGGGACGCGCGGGGCGAGATGCCCTTGCACAATATCTACCTGTGCTCACTGCGCAGCACAAGCCGGACTTTGTCGTCGCAAACGCCGAAAACGCGGCAGCAGGCTATGGGCTTACCCTTAAGATTGCGGCTGATTTATTTGCGCTGGGGATTGATGTGCTAACAACCGGCAACCATGTTTGGGACCAAAAGGAATTATTATCGACCATTCAAAATGAACCGCGCATCTTGCGCCCGTGTAATTTTCCAAAGGATACTCCGGGCTCGGGCCATTTTATCGCACAATCCAAAACGGGGCGCAAACTGCTGGTCGTCAATGTCATGGGCCGTTTGTTTATGGATGCGATGGACGACCCGTTTGCTGCCACTACCGAAATTATCAACGCCCACCACCTTGGTAAAACCGTGGATGGTATTTTGATTGATGTACATTGCGAAGCAAGTTCTGAAAAACAAGCAATTGCCCATTTATTCGATGGCCGCGTAACCGCTGTATTGGGTTCGCACACCCACGTGCCCACCGCGGATGATCGCATTCTGGCCAATGGCACCGCTTTCCAAACCGATACCGGCATGTGCGGGGATTACGACAGCGTGATTGGCATGAAGAAGGATTTATCCGTGCAACGCATGACGCGCAAATATTCGTTTGAACGCTTAACCCCTGCTGAAGGCGAAGGCACGGTATGCGCCGCACTCGTTGAATCAGACGACAAAACAGGATTAGCCAAAAGCATTTCCACCTACCGCCTAGGCGGAGCCTTAAAACAAACGGCCGGAGCCTTGAAACAAACAGCCTAA
- a CDS encoding 4-(cytidine 5'-diphospho)-2-C-methyl-D-erythritol kinase — MNQPVKSIVERAPAKINLYLHVTGKREDGYHLLDSLVVFANDGMAAADEITITQSDAYSLRIVGPQSALLQGESHDKNLVTIALRGLASKLGRVAHVDVRLYKNLPVASGIGGGSADAAAALRAAAKCWGVNINSEAVVRTAKETGADVMACLYNKPCYFSGIGDVIDGVNGLPRTYMVLVNPNVPLATAHVFKARLGDFSHAARLPSLPNSAEELAAQLSARGNDLQEPAKLLCEPIADVLSALNAQHGCLLARLSGSGATCFGLFARIEDAETAAATIRQLGREWWVAVSGF, encoded by the coding sequence ATGAACCAGCCAGTAAAGAGTATTGTTGAGCGTGCGCCTGCCAAAATCAACCTCTACCTGCATGTGACCGGAAAACGGGAGGATGGTTACCATTTACTGGATAGTTTGGTTGTGTTTGCCAATGATGGCATGGCAGCAGCTGATGAAATTACCATTACCCAGTCGGATGCCTATAGCTTACGGATTGTCGGGCCACAATCTGCATTATTGCAGGGTGAATCCCACGATAAAAATCTGGTAACGATTGCGCTGCGCGGACTTGCCAGCAAATTGGGTCGTGTCGCACATGTGGATGTGCGCCTATATAAAAATCTTCCGGTCGCTTCGGGAATTGGCGGCGGGTCAGCCGATGCCGCTGCTGCACTTCGCGCTGCTGCAAAATGTTGGGGCGTGAATATCAACAGCGAGGCAGTGGTGCGCACTGCCAAAGAAACCGGCGCGGATGTGATGGCATGCCTTTATAACAAGCCATGCTATTTCAGCGGAATTGGCGATGTGATTGACGGCGTGAACGGATTGCCACGCACCTATATGGTGTTGGTCAACCCGAATGTACCACTTGCCACAGCGCATGTATTCAAAGCACGGTTGGGTGATTTTTCACATGCGGCGCGTTTGCCCAGTTTGCCCAATAGTGCCGAAGAATTGGCGGCGCAGCTTTCGGCGCGCGGAAATGATTTACAAGAACCCGCCAAATTATTATGCGAACCGATTGCCGATGTATTGTCGGCATTAAATGCGCAGCACGGATGTCTGCTGGCGCGGCTCTCTGGTTCCGGCGCGACATGTTTTGGATTATTCGCGCGCATTGAAGATGCGGAAACCGCAGCAGCTACCATTCGCCAATTGGGGCGTGAATGGTGGGTTGCGGTAAGCGGGTTTTAA
- a CDS encoding DUF5765 domain-containing protein, with product MCWSGEASAVLASIGIGSTIYAAIKKEPRVLWITLGYFSLMELLQAFTYSVIDKCALPSNQVATLLGYLHIAFQPFFINAMAMHFIPKDVSEKVAPWVYTLCFASTIFMLIQLYPFAWAGHCTPGHTLCGPELCSISGNWHIAWEVPTNGLGEWFAHPPIRSFPTFFVVAFLLPMIYGSWKLNIYHAVMGPGLAFLSTNNLNERPAVWCLLSIAFLLIVIKTKLRDIMHVKRWFWWKA from the coding sequence ATGTGCTGGAGCGGTGAAGCATCGGCAGTACTAGCCAGCATCGGTATTGGTTCGACAATCTATGCGGCAATCAAGAAAGAGCCGCGCGTGTTATGGATTACGCTTGGCTATTTCTCGCTCATGGAATTGCTGCAAGCCTTTACCTATAGTGTAATTGATAAATGCGCTTTGCCATCCAATCAGGTTGCGACCTTGCTGGGTTATTTGCATATCGCGTTCCAGCCGTTTTTTATCAATGCGATGGCGATGCACTTTATTCCAAAGGATGTAAGCGAAAAAGTTGCGCCGTGGGTTTATACGCTGTGTTTTGCATCCACCATTTTCATGCTTATCCAGCTTTACCCCTTTGCATGGGCGGGCCATTGCACACCAGGGCATACGCTATGTGGGCCAGAGCTTTGTTCGATTTCAGGGAATTGGCATATTGCATGGGAAGTGCCGACCAATGGACTTGGTGAATGGTTTGCGCATCCGCCAATCCGCAGTTTCCCGACATTCTTTGTGGTCGCCTTCCTACTGCCGATGATTTACGGATCATGGAAACTGAATATCTATCACGCGGTGATGGGGCCGGGGCTTGCGTTCCTTTCGACCAATAATCTCAATGAACGTCCAGCGGTATGGTGCTTGCTATCCATCGCGTTTCTGCTGATTGTCATTAAGACAAAGCTGCGCGACATCATGCATGTGAAGCGCTGGTTCTGGTGGAAAGCTTAA
- a CDS encoding peptidoglycan-binding protein, producing the protein MAHPTSLRSRAQSPRQQQQQQYVQDERYQDPKYQEQWAEDQQDDNFDVALHLASHAQRLKNVDSSLTYFEQSLKNFQAVYVQERNRQNKYLGILAGCVMVTILAVAFWPRGNAPAAANAQAIQQRSIQQQMAAPVAPAAPVQMPQAQQTYTPNFANANNYAPPAQQQMPQIQAPSFRAPAPVALGARYDQQTTQRNTQAYLSPPAQPAYQQPVQPRLSPFQISVQNKLAASGQAVPPDWQPLFNREASGDKKGKLLIAAKFLKGDGVQRDQAFAVEMIRQAADAGEKEAMMWLAYANQGGNIGKTDINAAIRWFQAAGKAGVTQAYTELGRIYETGADGAPDIETALAWYQRSAAAGDAKAAEAIQRLTAGAQAQQQIPQQQYQQPSYAPSAQSPAQQIQQMIQPTAGVGGQGAQNSIPANDIFVPAPPQAQAQIQQPMTPAIAQQIANEIDNSISPAYSATPVVASVPTPAPSTQVGMSKEQAKADNKAIQRMLRVLGYKVDRVDGEYGPQTASAIRAYQRDHSVYPDGEPSAELIESLMRDVRGQ; encoded by the coding sequence ATGGCACATCCAACTTCCTTAAGATCACGCGCGCAGTCGCCCCGCCAGCAGCAACAGCAACAATATGTCCAAGACGAGCGCTATCAAGACCCCAAATACCAAGAACAGTGGGCCGAGGATCAGCAGGACGATAATTTTGATGTAGCGCTTCATCTCGCGAGCCATGCGCAGCGTTTAAAGAATGTGGATTCATCGCTCACCTATTTCGAACAATCGTTGAAAAATTTTCAGGCGGTATATGTTCAGGAACGTAACCGTCAAAATAAATATCTCGGCATTCTTGCAGGCTGCGTCATGGTCACCATTCTCGCGGTTGCATTCTGGCCGCGTGGCAATGCGCCTGCTGCTGCAAACGCGCAAGCCATTCAGCAACGCAGCATTCAACAACAAATGGCTGCGCCTGTTGCACCAGCAGCACCCGTGCAAATGCCGCAAGCCCAGCAAACCTATACACCAAATTTTGCAAACGCCAATAATTATGCGCCGCCAGCGCAACAACAAATGCCGCAAATCCAAGCGCCATCATTTCGTGCACCGGCACCTGTCGCACTTGGTGCACGCTATGACCAGCAAACAACACAGCGCAACACTCAGGCGTATTTGTCACCGCCCGCGCAACCTGCCTACCAGCAGCCTGTGCAACCACGGTTAAGCCCGTTCCAGATTTCTGTTCAAAATAAATTGGCCGCAAGTGGTCAAGCCGTGCCGCCCGATTGGCAACCGTTATTCAACCGCGAAGCAAGCGGCGACAAGAAAGGCAAGTTGCTGATTGCTGCTAAGTTCCTCAAAGGGGATGGTGTGCAACGTGACCAAGCCTTTGCCGTGGAAATGATCCGCCAAGCAGCAGATGCAGGTGAAAAGGAAGCGATGATGTGGCTTGCCTATGCAAATCAGGGCGGCAATATCGGCAAAACCGACATCAACGCAGCTATCCGCTGGTTTCAGGCAGCGGGCAAAGCAGGCGTTACCCAAGCCTACACCGAACTTGGCCGCATCTATGAAACCGGCGCTGATGGCGCGCCCGATATTGAAACCGCACTTGCATGGTATCAACGCAGCGCAGCAGCAGGCGACGCAAAAGCAGCCGAAGCCATCCAACGCTTGACCGCAGGCGCACAAGCGCAGCAACAAATCCCGCAACAACAATACCAGCAACCAAGCTATGCGCCGTCTGCACAATCGCCTGCGCAGCAAATTCAGCAAATGATTCAACCCACCGCAGGTGTCGGTGGGCAAGGCGCACAAAACAGCATCCCCGCGAATGATATTTTTGTACCTGCGCCGCCCCAAGCACAGGCGCAAATTCAACAACCCATGACGCCTGCCATCGCACAACAGATTGCGAATGAGATTGATAATTCCATCAGCCCTGCTTACTCCGCAACACCGGTTGTTGCATCGGTCCCAACACCCGCGCCATCAACGCAAGTAGGCATGAGCAAAGAACAGGCAAAAGCCGACAACAAAGCAATCCAGCGCATGTTGCGTGTCTTGGGTTACAAAGTGGACCGTGTTGACGGGGAATATGGCCCGCAAACAGCATCCGCCATTCGCGCGTACCAGCGTGATCATTCGGTATATCCCGACGGTGAGCCATCGGCCGAGTTGATTGAATCACTTATGCGCGATGTACGCGGACAATAA
- a CDS encoding peptidoglycan DD-metalloendopeptidase family protein: MSFGLVYALNVNEKDQKPAFVNSIVNQILQAGIIPAPANDDQTLIVSSTNNTVNSADPLHAAINAAVFKRVEEKNGQLHRILVVGRGETLTARLVMAGISRTEILATLEALRPHINPRKIRDGQEVAVLFTRDGVNERYAGLELHDGFTVVTISRNPANTFEASLKTVAPEKRRFALRGVVQDNLYESGIKLGVPSSVLSTIIKTYSYNIDFQRDVKEGDRFEVLYEQLADAEGHTSGDATLIYAALQVNGKIVPIYRVATSGNAYEYFDAKGESIRKGLLRTPVEGARITSGFGMRHHPIMGYNRMHKGIDFGVPTGTPIFAAGSGIIEEAERKSGYGLYIKIRHNGRISTAYAHMSRFGRGITRGTRIAQGDVIGYAGSTGESTGPHLHYEVLVENNQVNPLNVDVPMGSALAGKQLASFQDWRNKVHTQFEQLVAAASDPARVAQNQINSTTR, encoded by the coding sequence ATGAGCTTCGGGCTTGTCTATGCTCTGAATGTCAATGAAAAAGACCAAAAACCCGCTTTTGTGAACTCCATTGTAAACCAGATTCTGCAAGCCGGTATTATTCCGGCGCCAGCGAATGATGACCAAACCTTAATCGTCAGTTCTACCAATAATACCGTAAACAGTGCAGACCCGCTTCATGCTGCCATTAACGCCGCTGTATTCAAGCGCGTTGAAGAAAAGAATGGCCAGCTGCACCGCATTCTGGTCGTCGGGCGCGGTGAGACCTTAACCGCTCGCCTTGTCATGGCAGGGATTAGCCGCACTGAAATTCTGGCAACGCTGGAAGCTCTGCGCCCCCACATCAACCCACGTAAAATCCGTGACGGACAGGAAGTGGCGGTTTTGTTTACCCGTGATGGCGTGAATGAACGCTATGCCGGGTTGGAGTTGCATGACGGCTTTACAGTCGTAACAATTTCACGCAATCCAGCCAATACATTTGAAGCATCATTGAAAACCGTCGCCCCGGAAAAACGCCGCTTCGCCTTGCGCGGTGTTGTGCAAGATAATCTTTATGAATCAGGCATTAAGCTGGGCGTGCCCAGCTCTGTCCTTTCCACCATCATCAAAACCTATTCCTATAACATCGACTTTCAACGTGACGTGAAAGAAGGCGACCGTTTTGAAGTTCTGTATGAACAACTTGCGGATGCCGAAGGTCATACCAGCGGTGATGCAACGCTGATTTACGCGGCTTTGCAAGTGAACGGAAAAATCGTTCCTATTTACCGCGTGGCAACCTCTGGCAATGCGTATGAATATTTTGATGCCAAGGGCGAGTCCATCCGCAAAGGCTTACTGCGCACACCTGTTGAAGGCGCGCGTATTACATCGGGTTTTGGCATGCGTCATCACCCGATTATGGGTTACAACAGAATGCATAAGGGTATCGATTTCGGCGTTCCAACAGGTACGCCGATTTTTGCAGCAGGATCAGGTATTATTGAAGAAGCCGAGCGCAAGAGTGGTTATGGCCTTTACATCAAAATCCGTCACAATGGCCGCATTTCAACCGCTTATGCGCATATGAGCCGTTTTGGCCGTGGCATTACGCGCGGTACGCGCATCGCCCAAGGTGATGTGATTGGTTATGCAGGTTCAACAGGCGAATCCACCGGACCGCATTTGCATTATGAAGTATTGGTTGAAAACAATCAGGTCAATCCACTGAACGTCGATGTGCCGATGGGCTCTGCATTGGCAGGCAAGCAACTGGCTTCGTTCCAGGATTGGCGTAATAAGGTTCATACCCAGTTTGAACAACTGGTTGCTGCGGCATCTGACCCTGCACGCGTGGCGCAAAACCAAATCAACAGCACCACACGCTAA
- a CDS encoding class I SAM-dependent methyltransferase, translating to MISSTLQPHNCPVCKAQAKALDVVDFNKNCEEKTGVFLPLSGKTVYYYHCPNCAFTFAPELMAWSKEEFEKNIYNEEYGIVDPDYLEARPANNAKAIYDTFGQYYQGARHLDYGGGNGLMSKIMREKGWNSTSYDPFVNTDVNPADLGKFDFITAFEIFEHVSDVNHLIKSLTQLMHPQSVVLFSTLISDTDIKPNQRLNWWYASPRNGHISLFSKKSLALLASSVNLKCGSFNNVAHYLYFNKPEWAPH from the coding sequence ATGATTTCCTCCACTTTACAGCCGCATAACTGCCCGGTTTGCAAAGCGCAAGCCAAGGCACTGGACGTGGTCGATTTTAACAAGAACTGCGAAGAAAAGACCGGCGTTTTCCTGCCGTTGTCTGGCAAGACCGTTTACTATTATCACTGCCCCAATTGCGCCTTTACCTTTGCGCCTGAGCTGATGGCATGGAGCAAGGAGGAGTTTGAAAAAAACATTTATAACGAGGAATACGGGATAGTTGACCCCGATTATCTGGAAGCGCGCCCAGCCAATAATGCCAAGGCCATTTACGATACGTTTGGGCAGTATTACCAAGGTGCACGGCATCTGGATTATGGAGGCGGCAACGGTTTGATGAGCAAGATCATGCGCGAGAAGGGGTGGAATTCCACTTCCTATGATCCGTTTGTGAATACGGATGTTAATCCAGCCGATCTAGGCAAATTTGATTTCATTACTGCCTTTGAAATTTTTGAGCATGTGAGCGACGTAAACCATTTAATAAAGTCGTTAACGCAGCTCATGCATCCGCAAAGTGTGGTGTTGTTTTCAACCCTTATTTCTGATACCGATATTAAGCCCAATCAGCGATTAAATTGGTGGTATGCATCACCGCGAAACGGGCATATCAGTTTATTTTCAAAGAAGAGTTTAGCGCTGCTTGCTTCAAGCGTGAATTTAAAATGCGGCAGTTTTAACAATGTGGCGCATTACCTTTATTTTAACAAACCGGAATGGGCACCACATTAG